A portion of the Equus quagga isolate Etosha38 chromosome 17, UCLA_HA_Equagga_1.0, whole genome shotgun sequence genome contains these proteins:
- the LOC124228360 gene encoding TBC1 domain family member 28-like: MAPGLVQGLRALLLLPSSEEELPSLTTQEAKHKRRDIRRADKWLKMLRDWGQYQGSKKMHKLVFKGIPPQVRGQVCSLLLGLEKVKVENEGKYERMKEQARLFSQDIKQINQDVNRTF, translated from the exons ATGGCCCCTGGCCTGGTGCAGGGCCTCAGGGCTCTGCTTCTCTTGCCTTCCAGTGAGGAGGAGCTGCCCAGCCTCACCACCCAGGAGGCGAAG CACAAACGCCGAGACATCAGGCGAGCCGACAAGTGGCTGAAGATGCTGAGGGACTGGGGGCAGTACCAGGGCAGCAAGAAG ATGCACAAGCTGGTCTTTAAGGGGATCCCCCCGCAGGTGCGGGGTCAAGTGTGCTCGCTGCTGTTGGGCCTGGAGAAGGTGAAGGTGGAGAATGAAGGCAAATACGAG AGAATGAAGGAGCAGGCGAGGCTGTTTTCTCAGGACATCAAACAGATCAACCAGGATGTGAACCGAACATTCTGA